A genomic stretch from Xanthocytophaga agilis includes:
- a CDS encoding nuclear transport factor 2 family protein, giving the protein MQSNSSKLPITSEEKELILAAYQAFNARNVDTALTLMTPDVHWPNGMEGGYVYGPAEVKSYWLRQWTMINPTVQPSSIHKDNTGRIVVEVHQVVKDLSGNHLQDKMLYHLYTLTEGLIKHMEIREL; this is encoded by the coding sequence ATGCAATCAAATTCTTCAAAACTACCCATAACATCCGAAGAGAAGGAGCTCATTCTTGCAGCCTATCAAGCATTTAATGCCCGTAATGTAGATACGGCTTTAACTCTCATGACACCTGATGTGCACTGGCCCAATGGCATGGAAGGAGGTTATGTATACGGCCCCGCAGAAGTAAAGAGTTATTGGTTAAGACAATGGACTATGATCAACCCTACAGTACAGCCTTCTAGTATACATAAAGACAACACTGGACGAATAGTTGTAGAAGTACATCAGGTGGTGAAGGATTTGTCTGGTAATCACTTACAGGATAAAATGCTTTACCATCTATATACTTTAACAGAAGGATTGATTAAACACATGGAAATACGTGAGTTATGA
- a CDS encoding class I SAM-dependent methyltransferase: MKTSEEVIAGQAIYSRSVLSIYDIWVLGISNSFIWKCPSSRILSLFNQHVSANHLDVGVGTGYFLDRCKFPVANPRVALMDLNENSLHAAAARINRYKPETYKHNVLEPVTQSIASFDSISINYLFHCLPGPLSQKAVLLDYLHPLLNENGVLFGSTILQGDVKRGYPARKLMSIYNKKGIFSNTQDDLQSLRQSLSKRYREFGVEVQGCVALFWGKK, translated from the coding sequence ATGAAAACATCTGAAGAAGTCATTGCCGGTCAGGCCATTTATTCTCGCTCTGTATTGTCCATATATGACATATGGGTATTGGGTATTTCCAATTCATTTATCTGGAAGTGTCCATCTTCTAGGATATTGTCACTATTTAATCAGCATGTTTCAGCCAATCATCTGGATGTAGGAGTAGGTACAGGCTATTTTCTGGATCGTTGCAAGTTTCCTGTTGCTAATCCTCGGGTAGCTTTGATGGATCTGAATGAGAACAGCTTACATGCCGCAGCCGCACGCATTAACCGTTATAAACCGGAAACATATAAACACAATGTGCTTGAGCCTGTAACACAAAGCATTGCTTCTTTTGACTCTATCTCCATAAATTATTTGTTTCATTGTTTGCCAGGTCCTCTTTCTCAAAAGGCAGTTTTACTGGATTATTTGCATCCCTTACTGAATGAAAACGGTGTTCTATTTGGATCAACCATTTTACAGGGTGATGTGAAACGAGGATATCCTGCCAGAAAGTTGATGAGTATATATAACAAGAAAGGTATTTTCAGTAATACACAAGATGATTTGCAAAGCCTGCGACAAAGTTTATCGAAAAGATATCGTGAGTTTGGTGTTGAGGTACAGGGATGTGTAGCTTTATTCTGGGGTAAGAAATAA